From Oreochromis niloticus isolate F11D_XX linkage group LG14, O_niloticus_UMD_NMBU, whole genome shotgun sequence, one genomic window encodes:
- the LOC100690882 gene encoding olfactory receptor 11A1-like, which translates to MTVNSSQSSFFVFSAYFDCGHLKYLFFVIVMSLYFLTITANVLLIVVICVNRSLHEPMYMFLCSLFVNELYGSTGLFPSLLIQILSDVHTVSAPLCFLQVFSVYSYGSVEFASLAVMSYDRYLAICYPLEYNMRTTSCKVAMLIALSWLSPFLAIVVLMSLLVPLQLCGNIINKVYCDNYSIVKLACSDITVNNIYGLIATCLTILCPVSLILYTYMRILKICFSGSKQTRQKAVSTCTPHLASLLNFSFGCFFEILQSRFNMSSVPSMLRIFLSLYFLTCQPLFNPLMYGLTLSKISLTCKKTTLC; encoded by the coding sequence ATGACAGTAAACTCATCTCAGAGTTCATTCTTCGTGTTCAGCGCCTATTTTGACTGCGGgcatttgaaatatttattttttgtgattgttatgtctttatattttttaaccaTTACTGCCAATGTCCTGCTGATTGTTGTTATCTGTGTGAACAGAAGCTTACATGAACCTATGTACATGTTTTTGTGCAGCCTGTTTGTGAATGAGCTGTATGGTAGTACAGGGCTGTTTCCGTCCCTCCTGATTCAGATCCTCTCTGATGTTCACactgtttctgctcctttgtgctTCCTGCAGGTTTTCTCTGTGTACTCTTATGGCTCTGTGGAATTTGCCAGCTTAGCCGTCATGTCTTATGACAGATATCTTGCTATTTGTTATCCTTTGGAATATAACATGCGAACGACATCCTGCAAGGTGGCCATGCTTATTGCTCTAAGTTGGTTGTCTCCTTTTCTTGCAATTGTTGTTCTGATGTCCTTACTTGTCCCTCTGCAGCTGTGTGGGAACATCATTAACAAAGTGTACTGTGACAACTACTCCATTGTTAAACTGGCCTGTTCTGACATCACAGTCAATAACATCTATGGCCTCATTGCCACTTGTCTCACGATCCTATGCCCTGTATCTCTGATTCTCTACACCTACATGAGGATCcttaaaatctgtttttctggATCCAAACAGACCCGACAGAAAGCCGTCAGCACCTGCACGCCTCACCTTGCTTCTCTGCTCAACTTTTCCTTCGGCTGCTTTTTTGAAATTCTGCAGAGCAGGTTTAACATGAGCAGTGTACCCAGCATGCTGAGAATATTTTTATCATTATACTTTCTAACATGTCAACCTCTATTCAACCCTTTAATGTATGGACTGACCCTGTCCAAAATCTCTCTCACCTGTAAAAAAACTACTCTGTGCTGA